The nucleotide window TATGCCAAAAACTGATATTAGATCAGTCTTAGATTGGTCCTAATTGGTGCATATGACCTTCGTTTTTATCTCAGTCGAGTTCTTTGTGTGGGATGTCCTTTAGCACAGTCCATTCAATTGACAGCAAAGCTGTGTTACACAACGCACTCCCAAGAGTGGATCTGTTGAGCTGGGTCTTTGGAGCTTTATCTATATAATGAAACTGTATGTAAGTCACAGTTCAGCCGATTAGAGTTTCACTAATTGACAATGAACTGAACATGCCATAGCTGTCATGGTTAATGACTCCTCTTGaccatattgtttgtttgtttgtgtgtttgtataggATGAGAAAAAGAGGATTGAAGCTCTGGGTGGGTGTGTAATCTGGTTCGGCACATGGAGGGTGAACGGTAGCCTGTCCGTTTCCAGAGCCATCGGTATGAGAcacttgaaattaaaatatacaatttaaaatgttacattgacACCCCATTTTGAGTGAAATGCTGTGAAAGCCTACATTAATCAGTTAAGTAACAGTGTTTTTCTCAATGCATATAGTGTTGTTCTAATTCAGTTTTACAGAGGAATATTGTTTCACAAATCCCAGTAATTGAGCCAAAGGCATGAGAAGAGAGGTGaaaacacattaacatggttgTAAAAGCCTTTGCTTTTGTGCTCTTTCAAAATATTCACTTATTTAGGCACAATCTTTTGTAAGTTAAAGTGAACTAAAAGTCAGTGGGTGTATATTTTTAGAAGAGGATGTACAGGCCACAGTAGAAAACCCTTTATCATCACACCATAGATTTCAGTATGAAGGAgacagtttaaaaaagaaaaccctGGCACAGACTCAATTTAATCAATGTAACCAGATTGTGCAGCTTCCACTCGGTCTAAATCAGTAGCTGCGTCTGTGTACTTATGAAAAAACTATATTGATTATTGTCCAAACATAAACCACTGTACTGTTTCAAAATTTGTGTAACCAGACCAACTGTTTGGTTGGAGTTGAAAAGCATACAAATTTCTTTTATCACTCCAATAAATTGTTGATAATGTATCAATATAATTTATAGTATGTACATTAGCCAGTGTACGATTACGGCTTTCAGTCTAAGAAATGTTTCTGCAATAACAAAGGCTGACCTCCTGCAAAATCCTAAGGCAGTGCTCCCACGACTTCCTGACCAAGAACCATTTCACTCCATAAATGCTGATGGCTAATCTGTCAGATAATCCTATCCGTCTAGCATTTAATTCCCCCAAAGCTCTTGATTCATAAATAGGACAAGTGAGGCTAATTCTAACTCAGCCTAGGCTACTGGCcttttacaaacacaaaacaagtcCAGAACATGGCCGAATGGCCATTGACAAATTTCCTGAAATCTATCAACTCTGTTGATTTACttagatttttcttttgtatGTACAGGTGATTCAGAACACAAGCCCTATATCTGTGGAGACGCTGACTACAGTGCCTTCAACCTGGACGGCAGTGAGGACTACTTGATCCTGGCCTGCGACGGCTTCTACGACACAGTGAATCCAGAGGAAGCTGTGCGAGTCGTCAGCGATCACTTGCAGGAGAACAACGGGGACACCGCCATGGTGGCCCACAAGCTAGTTGCCTCGGCCCGAGACGCAGGGTCCAGCGACAATATCACAGTCATTGTGGTGTTCCTCAGGGACCCCCGTTTGCCCCCACCCTCAGATGAACCGGAGGAGGAGCAGGAAGAGGAGCTGGTGGAGGACGCGGGAGAGGAGAAAGAGGAAGTGGAACCCTTGCAGAGTGAGCTGGTGTGTCAAGACGGAGGGGCAGAGAATGGAGGAAAGAACCGGGGCGGCTGGCCACTCCAGCAGTGCTCTGCTCCGGCCGACCTGGCCTATGAAGACCGCATGGATTCGTTTACGGACAGAACAAGTCTGAGCATCATGGGGCCGGACCTGCGTGCAGAGACTGGCTGCTTCAGGCTCCCAGATTCATCCAGTCTCCCCCCGATGAGAACCATCATGCCAGACCTCATACCCCCCTACAGGGGGGGCGGCGCAGCCTGGCGCCCCTACTCAGAGGATGGCCCCTCTGGGTACAGGCAAAAGCCCCAGCCTAAACCCAGAGTGCCCTCCTACACGCAGACCACCTCAGATGGACAATTGTTGGAGGTGGCTGCGCTCTTCCCTCAGGAGGGCCGGAGGAAGAGGCGGCTGGAGGTCATGCCGCTGAGGAGGGAATCACAGCGCCTGATCCGGAGGGCTAGAGAAAGTCACGGTCCTCTGAGCTGCTTCCCTAGCGTGCCCTATCCTCTCCGCTCTGCAGAGAGGAAGCCTGGGATAGCCTTTCCCCATGTAACCCACAGCAAAAGGGTCTAATCGATAACTTCCTTGCCCCATCATGCCGCCCTCCGTACCTGAAGCTAAAACGCGTTCATTTCACACAACACATGGCGTGGGCttacacaaacatacatgcatactctgttccaaaacctagtgagcagcCTTCATAGGCAGCATTTTGAGGGAAACTTTAGTCACCTTGTATTGGACAAATTTTAAGGCATGTATCCTTGGTGCAAAACACAAACCCAAAATGAAGAGAGTGAAAATCTTGATCAAAACAGTTTACTATAATTTAAACCTGTTTTTCCcaatatttgtatgtattatatatagtTATCGCTATCAGCatggaagcttatttctgccgtggaattaaaatataataatgtcacTTTTTTTGGGTTCACAATTGTGAATTTGTCTCACAATTCAGACATTTTTCTTATGTTACAAACCTTTgcactttttctcagaattctgaaaaaaaaaaaagaaaaacgtcaATTGACGAATGCAAACTTGGAATTCTGAGATTCATAATTCGGAGGCCCTGTTTACCCTAGtgccttttcattttaaaacgaTCCTCATCTACACTGGCATTTTCACAGCATTTCAGAAACGATCTCGGTCCACACTACACAACCCAAAAAGCACGTCACATGACCGTTCACAACAGTGAGCATGATGCTATTGCTTTCATGGTCGCCAAGGATACACAGAATGAATGTGGGCAGCCAAGTTATCGTTTTCAAAAGTCTCCCCATTTTGGTCCATTTAACCGTAGCAAAAGTTATACTTTTAAAAACACACTAGTGTAAGGGAAAACATTGCAGGTGTAAACTCaaaattcagaataaaaaaagaaatgtaaattcagaattctgagaaaaaagtaataaataagcTCAACATGCTGACAGCAAACCCTAATGAAAATCCTTGTGTTAACTGTAATTTGTGTTGCCGCTTGTGTAGAGGATTCAAATGAGTCCATTGTGAGGTTCCACAGATGGATGTCTGTGTAGGGAGCAGGCAGCGAGGCAACTCACTGTGTTCTGGAACAGAAACACAAATCAAATGTATGAGATCCTACACTGCTTTAACGCTTCTACTCTCATCTTATATGAGCCAGCCTATCAGAATCCTTCACCACTCTCAGCCAgcttcctcctcatcctcataaCCCTCTCTCTGGTCCAgaattatttgtgtttgtgtggaagGAGAAAAAGAGTGTTAACACTATCTTCTGgtcatatccacacacacacacactcacacacagaagtGGAGTCTCAAACAAACCCAGTGTAGAATCAATCAGTCAGGAGTCTTATATCTGGCGTTTGATGCGAGAGACATGATCCAGCTTGTGCTTATTGAAGCCATTTTAATGTTCAAACACTAGAGTCTTCAGAGGAGCTGACATTATAGACCtcggaaattatttttttttcctttttatctgAAGCGTTTACTTATTGTATGAACTGGTTACTCGAGGATGTAATGATGTCTATAAATTACAGCTTAGGATTTGTCTATAAATTGCAGCTCATGCATAATTATGAGTGGCATCATATGCATGTGTGTCTTTGTTTTTAGCACACATGCGGTTTATGACCCCATGTTTTACCTTTTTCATTTTGTTAGACGTGTCCATTCATCTAAAAACCATGGATGGTGCTTTTCACAAATAAGATacaatttagtgtttttttttacttaccgatttattttaattcaataataGTATGCCtttcatttgaatgtttattttatttattgctagGAAATAACCAAATTACTTGATAAGTGGGTTGCAAAAAAATGCAAACCTCATAAAATCAATGTAAAATAAACCAACTcttataatatttagtttgaccTCGTTAGGTTGACGGTCATCATTTTCTGACCATTTGTTGAAAGAACTAAAAATCATTTGATTTTTAAGAGGCTCTGTTTTGTATTCTATTTGTGGAAAGTGCTGGGCTGGTTTTGGGCAGCTGCCACGTCGAAGCATTTGCACATTCCCCACATTTCCAGCCACCCTTTGATGACGCCAACTACAAATAACATAACCCACTGACAGACTACACCTGTTGCTTTTCCAATCACTGCCTTGGAGAGAAACATATCAGATCAAATTTAGATGCAGTATATATTCAATACACTTTCAGTTTCAAAACCAAAGATGAAAATGACTGAGTATTTATCAGGAGACACTACCTAAACAGTGCTTCATCTACAAGAGCTTGTTGTTAAGTACTGTAGAGAAATATTAGTCCAAGATATTCACTTCCTGttcaaaacaaatatgtttgGCCAAATATCTCTTATCAGTGATCTTTATATTGGCAAACTGGATTAAGATTTGAATAATTGTCAGATTTAGGTTTGTATGGGATGTGTAAATGTAGCCAGAGAGGTTTGCTTGACAACAGAATAGGGCTGACAGGAGATGCTCGTAGTCTGAAGTGCCCCTCAGGTGTTGAGGACATGGATAGTTGAGTTTTAGTAGCACAATGTGTGCCTTTATTATCTTCAACATGGGTCTGTTTCTGACAGGCTTGAAAGTGGATGAAGAGTAAATCCGATTGCTCTACAACTTTTTTTCTATACACTACCAGTTTCTTTATTTAGAAATGGATACAACACTTAAGATCAGGAGAGAATTTGTTGCAATTTTTAAATGgcacatatacatatatctttTACAcacctttaaatatatattttgaagaatgttgtcaTTGCATtaacaaaacaaagacattttaaaaaatatagttcATAGTTTTGAAATGACTTGAGGGTGTGTAAACGATATGAGaatgtttattgtaatttttgtgtGATCCATCCATTTAAGATtaccatataaaatatttttgcctcattttaataaatgaatcagATATATGCCCTGTAAGCAACGGTCAAAATGTTTCCAAAGTATAAATTGAATAGGCTACATTATCTTAGACTGAGACTAGTGTGATCAAATCCCTTACCAACTTGTCTGTGCCATTATATTCAATCTTTAAGCTAATTCAAAGATCTTTCCAACTcaaataacaaacatttaaacttgctttaataacaaaattcCAGTTTCCAGCCATTCCACCTGTTAACAGTCATATTTTGGAACTATTTAAAGTTATTTGCAATTTTAACCGTCGCCATTTATCTGATTATTCATTCTTTAATCttcttacagtacacatactCGTTTTCATATTTGACACGTATGATGATGTCACGGCTATGATGACATTAGATGCTTCTGTTCAAGATACATGTGCTGGTCTTGTGCTAGAACTGCTGCAACCCTTACCTACTTCCCCCTTTACATCTAGAACTAGCGGAAACACTTGTGCCATCCCTACTGTGCCATTGCACTGATCTGTttccatttctttattttatttgttggcGGAGGGATGGATAATGGGCGGGGGCGGGGCATAAACGTCCATTACTTGTGTGTTGTCATTCAAGCTCCCTTCATCTGCCTCAAACCATGAAATTCACCCACACAAGCCAGAGCTTAACGCCATCAGAAAAGGGGCTTGAATGAGAAGTTGATCTGTTATGGTGCATTTTAACTGGTCCTGAATGTACATACAGATGTCGAATGTACTGTAAGAGGAGCCCTTCAAACAGAAACATGGAGCAGGATCAATGAAACTTTTACCCGCATTAAAAGACGCCCAGACTGTCCCGAATGTATGTACGCAATCTACCGTCCATTATGACATTCGCCACAGGATTTTCAACCCTTTGTGGAAGTTTCTAAGCACGTCACAGGCTGCCCTGCCAGATACATCATGCCTCGTAAATCCTAGATGTGCACTAGAAGCGGAAAATGTTCCCTCGCGGCTTTCGAGATGGGATTGATGACCAGAGATTGATGAGTGCAGCTCACAGGACACGGACCTCGGGATGAAGCTGCGCTCGAGATGATATACACGGCGTAGATTCAGAGACAACCTTCCTCATTCGCCCTCACCATCATGTACAATCTCCCTCACGATCATTCCTCTAGCACCTCACACGGGGCACAAATTATATATCGGAAGTGTAGTAACTTACATATAttgtatacatgtatgtgtgttttgaGCGTGTGCGTGAGTGCGCGTAACATTTGGGATGTGTATGTGACGTCTGTCTTCTAAATGTGCTATTTTAATCACCACTGGTAACTCAGATGGATCAAAAGTCTGTAATGCTTTTCAGTAACCCTTGGCCCCGCCCCCTTCTCACTGAAGTTCGTACTTGAAACTTGGATGCGCGCGAAGTCTAACAGATGCAGCCGCGCTGGGAGTCTGTAATACATTCACATGCTCTCACTTATTCACCGAGTGGTAATGAGTCAAAGGACCAAAGTTTTCGGACGGTTCGTTTCAGTGAAGAACATCTCACTTCATCTTCACGTACTCTTGAGCCTTGGCCCCCCGTGGACTGACTGTTAGACTCAGCGTTACCCCTGTTAGCGATAGTTTCTGCGTCGAGGCCGCGCTCTCGATCTTTCATGACGGTTAGCCCTCCTCACTTGCTGTCACTGCTTTTGTCCATGTACTGCTCTTTTTCTGCTAGCAATAATGAACCTACGCAAGCCATGAGTGAAGAGAGCTCTTCAAAGGGCTCGTCTTCTCTAAAGCAAAGCTGAGGAAGGGTTTCCAGACAAcgtaaaggggaaaaaaaacaaacgtaTCTTTAAAAAGAAACCTATGTAACTGATGGTCATCACTGTATTCTATTAAACCTGTGTTGATGAGAAACCACTGCTGTACTCTAAGAGCTTTTGTTTATTCATGGGATGCATGATAGTTTTCATGGACTGTTGGGTGCTTGATAGGAGTTTCAACTGTGAgaagatttttaattaattataattttcagATTGTTAATAACCAGGTGAGCTGGAAGTCAGTCAGGTTTGAAACATGAACAAGTGAAAACAGGGATAATGTAATCATCTTTTGTGCCAGTTTCTAAAACTTTGTGCATGTCTGTATGCGGTTTCATAGTAAATATatgtgaaatacatttaatattaattaaacatgTTCAGTGTTTTCCCACATGCAATAACAACCACAGCAAATTCTCAAAAAGTTACACTTGTAGTTGGGTTAATCTTCTCTTGCAAAATCCCGTCAACAGGAATCCACACGATCACAAattctgacttaaaaaaaaataatctcagAATTCTGATGTTTCTTACAGAATTCTGAGGagaaaattcagaattgtgaaaaattatatctcgctattcagtttatttatttatttttttagatgcaatt belongs to Carassius gibelio isolate Cgi1373 ecotype wild population from Czech Republic chromosome B10, carGib1.2-hapl.c, whole genome shotgun sequence and includes:
- the ppm1e gene encoding protein phosphatase 1E isoform X1, which gives rise to MASSANEEKTFKRFLELFLREMRPPLQEDVPLPMRPLTDLISEDEVEGECLDLCLQHLCKYNCPFSLAAGLARGTADSILQSDLSMYYLNKSVEDGTDTLPPEIDSVKLARLVFNKLCETCCHWLKEFPYRRRHLPYYETSIHAIKNMRRKMEDKHVVIPDFNTLFNLQDQEEQAFYAVFDGHGGVDAAIYAANHLHVNLVRQEMFSQDLGEALCHCFKLTDERFIQKAKREKLRCGTTGVVTFLRGRTLHVAWLGDSQVMMVKRGQPVELMKPHKPEREDEKKRIEALGGCVIWFGTWRVNGSLSVSRAIGDSEHKPYICGDADYSAFNLDGSEDYLILACDGFYDTVNPEEAVRVVSDHLQENNGDTAMVAHKLVASARDAGSSDNITVIVVFLRDPRLPPPSDEPEEEQEEELVEDAGEEKEEVEPLQSELVCQDGGAENGGKNRGGWPLQQCSAPADLAYEDRMDSFTDRTSLSIMGPDLRAETGCFRLPDSSSLPPMRTIMPDLIPPYRGGGAAWRPYSEDGPSGYRQKPQPKPRVPSYTQTTSDGQLLEVAALFPQEGRRKRRLEVMPLRRESQRLIRRARESHGPLSCFPSVPYPLRSAERKPGIAFPHVTHSKRV
- the ppm1e gene encoding protein phosphatase 1E isoform X2, yielding MASSANEEKTFKRFLELFLREMRPPLQEDVPLPMRPLTDLISEDEVEGECLDLCLQHLCKYNCPFSLAAGLARGTADSILQSDLSMYYLNKSVEDGTDTLPQIDSVKLARLVFNKLCETCCHWLKEFPYRRRHLPYYETSIHAIKNMRRKMEDKHVVIPDFNTLFNLQDQEEQAFYAVFDGHGGVDAAIYAANHLHVNLVRQEMFSQDLGEALCHCFKLTDERFIQKAKREKLRCGTTGVVTFLRGRTLHVAWLGDSQVMMVKRGQPVELMKPHKPEREDEKKRIEALGGCVIWFGTWRVNGSLSVSRAIGDSEHKPYICGDADYSAFNLDGSEDYLILACDGFYDTVNPEEAVRVVSDHLQENNGDTAMVAHKLVASARDAGSSDNITVIVVFLRDPRLPPPSDEPEEEQEEELVEDAGEEKEEVEPLQSELVCQDGGAENGGKNRGGWPLQQCSAPADLAYEDRMDSFTDRTSLSIMGPDLRAETGCFRLPDSSSLPPMRTIMPDLIPPYRGGGAAWRPYSEDGPSGYRQKPQPKPRVPSYTQTTSDGQLLEVAALFPQEGRRKRRLEVMPLRRESQRLIRRARESHGPLSCFPSVPYPLRSAERKPGIAFPHVTHSKRV